In one Dama dama isolate Ldn47 chromosome 5, ASM3311817v1, whole genome shotgun sequence genomic region, the following are encoded:
- the DLG4 gene encoding disks large homolog 4 isoform X5 — protein sequence MEYEEITLERGNSGLGFSIAGGTDNPHIGDDPSIFITKIIPGGAAAQDGRLRVNDSILFVNEVDVREVTHSAAVEALKEAGSIVRLYVMRRKPPAEKLMEIKLIKGPKGLGFSIAGGVGNQHIPGDNSIYVTKIIEGGAAHKDGRLQIGDKILAVNSVGLEDVMHEDAVAALKNTYDVVYLKVAKPSNAYLSDSYAPPDITTSYSQHLDNEISHSSYLGTDYPTAMTPTSPRRYSPVAKDLLGEEDVPREPRRIVIHRGSTGLGFNIVGGEDGEGIFISFILAGGPADLSGELRKGDQILSVNGVDLRNASHEQAAIALKNAGQTVTIIAQYKPEEYSRFEAKIHDLREQLMNSSLGSGTASLRSNPKRGFYIRALFDYDKTKDCGFLSQALSFRFGDVLHVIDASDEEWWQARRVHSDSETDDIGFIPSKRRVERREWSRLKAKDWGSSSGSQGREDSVLSYETVTQMEVHYARPIIILGPTKDRANDDLLSEFPDKFGSCVPHTTRPKREYEIDGRDYHFVSSREKMEKDIQAHKFIEAGQYNSHLYGTSVQSVREVAEQGKHCILDVSANAVRRLQAAHLHPIAIFIRPRSLENVLEINKRITEEQARKAFDRATKLEQEFTECFSAIVEGDSFEEIYHKVKRVIEDLSGPYIWVPARERL from the exons ATGGAATACGAGGAGATCACATTGGAAAGG GGTAACTCAGGTCTGGGCTTCAGCATCGCAGGTGGCACTGATAACCCCCACATCGGTGATGACCCTTCCATCTTCATCACCAAGATCATTCCCGGTGGGGCTGCAGCCCAGGACGGCCGTCTCAG GGTCAACGATAGCATCTTGTTTGTCAATGAAGTGGACGTGCGGGAGGTGACCCACTCAGCGGCGGTGGAGGCCCTCAAAGAGGCAGGCTCTATTGTCCGCCTCTACGTCATGCGCCGGAAGCCCCCGGCTGAGAAGCTTATGGAGATCAAGCTCATCAAGGGGCCTAAAG gTCTTGGCTTCAGCATCGCCGGAGGTGTCGGGAACCAACATATCCCCGGAGATAACAGCATCTATGTGACCAAGATTATCGAAGGGGGTGCTGCCCACAAGGACGGGAGGTTACAGATCGGAGACAAGATCCTAGCG GTCAACAGCGTGGGGCTGGAGGACGTCATGCATGAGGATGCTGTGGCAGCCCTGAAGAACACGTACGATGTGGTCTACCTAAAGGTGGCCAAGCCCAGCAATGCCTACCTGAGTGACAGCTACGCTCCCCCAGACATCACAACCT CTTATTCCCAGCACCTGGACAATGAGATCAGTCACAGCAGCTACCTGGGCACTGACTACCCCACCGCCATGACCCCCACCTCCCCTCGGCGCTACTCCCCCGTGGCCAAGGACCTGCTCGGGGAGGAAGACGTCCCCCGAGAACCGAGGCGGATTGTGATCCACCGGGGCTCCACAGGCCTGGGCTTCAACATTGTGGGTGGCGAGGACGGTGAAGGCATCTTCATCTCCTTCATCCTGGCTGGTGGCCCTGCAGACCTCAGTGGGGAGCTGCGGAAGGGGGACCAGATCCTCTCG GTCAATGGCGTTGACCTCCGCAATGCCAGCCACGAGCAGGCTGCCATTGCCCTGAAGAATGCGGGTCAGACAGTCACGATCATCGCTCAGTATAAACCCGAAG AGTACAGCCGGTTCGAGGCCAAGATCCACGACCTTCGGGAACAGCTCATGAACAGCAGCCTGGGTTCAGGGACTGCCTCCTTGCGGAGCAACCCCAAAAGGGGTTTCTATATCAG GGCCCTGTTTGACTATGACAAGACCAAGGACTGCGGCTTCCTGAGCCAGGCCTTGAGCTTCCGCTTCGGGGACGTGCTTCATGTCATTGACGCCAGCGATGAGGAGTGGTGGCAGGCGCGGCGGGTCCACTCCGACAGCGAGACCGATGACATCGGCTTTATCCCCAGCAAGCGGCG GGTTGAGCGACGGGAGTGGTCACGGTTAAAGGCCAAG GATTGGGGCTCCAGCTCTGGATCACAGG GTCGAGAAGACTCGGTTCTGAGCTACGAGACGGTGACACAGATGGAAG TGCACTATGCTCGCCCCATCATTATCCTCGGGCCCACCAAGGACCGTGCCAACGATGATCTCCTCTCCGAGTTCCCCGACAAGTTTGGATCCTGTGTTCCCC ATACGACGAGGCCCAAGCGGGAGTACGAGATAGATGGCCGGGATTACCACTTTGTGTCGTCCCGGGAGAAAATGGAGAAGGACATTCAGGCCCACAAGTTTATCGAGGCCGGCCAGTACAACAGCCACCTGTATGGAACCAGCGTCCAGTCCGTGCGAGAGGTGGCAGAGCAG gGGAAGCACTGCATCCTTGATGTCTCGGCCAATGCCGTGAGGCGGCTGCAGGCGGCCCACCTGCACCCTATCGCCATCTTCATCCGCCCCCGctccctggagaatgttct AGAGATTAATAAGCGGATCACAGAGGAGCAAGCCCGCAAAGCCTTCGACAGAGCCACCAAGCTGGAACAGGAATTCACAGAGTGCTTCTCAG CCATCGTGGAGGGCGACAGCTTTGAGGAGATCTACCACAAGGTGAAGCGAGTCATCGAGGACCTCTCAGGCCCCTACATCTGGGTCCCTGCCCGAGAGAGACTCTGA
- the DLG4 gene encoding disks large homolog 4 isoform X2, whose protein sequence is MDCLCIVTTKKYRYQDEDTPPLEHSPAHLPNQVNAPELVHVAERNLSHLEAVQGVVGHAHFSPLKANSPPVIVNTDTLEAPGYVNGTEGEMEYEEITLERGNSGLGFSIAGGTDNPHIGDDPSIFITKIIPGGAAAQDGRLRVNDSILFVNEVDVREVTHSAAVEALKEAGSIVRLYVMRRKPPAEKLMEIKLIKGPKGLGFSIAGGVGNQHIPGDNSIYVTKIIEGGAAHKDGRLQIGDKILAVNSVGLEDVMHEDAVAALKNTYDVVYLKVAKPSNAYLSDSYAPPDITTSYSQHLDNEISHSSYLGTDYPTAMTPTSPRRYSPVAKDLLGEEDVPREPRRIVIHRGSTGLGFNIVGGEDGEGIFISFILAGGPADLSGELRKGDQILSVNGVDLRNASHEQAAIALKNAGQTVTIIAQYKPEEYSRFEAKIHDLREQLMNSSLGSGTASLRSNPKRGFYIRALFDYDKTKDCGFLSQALSFRFGDVLHVIDASDEEWWQARRVHSDSETDDIGFIPSKRRVERREWSRLKAKDWGSSSGSQGREDSVLSYETVTQMEVHYARPIIILGPTKDRANDDLLSEFPDKFGSCVPHTTRPKREYEIDGRDYHFVSSREKMEKDIQAHKFIEAGQYNSHLYGTSVQSVREVAEQGKHCILDVSANAVRRLQAAHLHPIAIFIRPRSLENVLEINKRITEEQARKAFDRATKLEQEFTECFSAIVEGDSFEEIYHKVKRVIEDLSGPYIWVPARERL, encoded by the exons ATGGACTGTCTCTGTATAGTGACAACCAAG AAATACCGCTACCAAGATGAAGACACGCCCCCTCTGGAGCACAGCCCGGCCCACCTCCCCAACCAGGTAAACGCCCCCGAGCTGGTGCACGTGGCGGAGAGGAACTTGTCCCACCTCGAGGCCGTCCAAGGGGTCGTGGGCCACGCCCACTTCTCCCCCCTCAAG GCCAATTCTCCCCCTGTGATTGTCAACACAGATACCCTAGAAGCTCCGGGATAT GTGAACGGGACAGAGGGGGAAATGGAATACGAGGAGATCACATTGGAAAGG GGTAACTCAGGTCTGGGCTTCAGCATCGCAGGTGGCACTGATAACCCCCACATCGGTGATGACCCTTCCATCTTCATCACCAAGATCATTCCCGGTGGGGCTGCAGCCCAGGACGGCCGTCTCAG GGTCAACGATAGCATCTTGTTTGTCAATGAAGTGGACGTGCGGGAGGTGACCCACTCAGCGGCGGTGGAGGCCCTCAAAGAGGCAGGCTCTATTGTCCGCCTCTACGTCATGCGCCGGAAGCCCCCGGCTGAGAAGCTTATGGAGATCAAGCTCATCAAGGGGCCTAAAG gTCTTGGCTTCAGCATCGCCGGAGGTGTCGGGAACCAACATATCCCCGGAGATAACAGCATCTATGTGACCAAGATTATCGAAGGGGGTGCTGCCCACAAGGACGGGAGGTTACAGATCGGAGACAAGATCCTAGCG GTCAACAGCGTGGGGCTGGAGGACGTCATGCATGAGGATGCTGTGGCAGCCCTGAAGAACACGTACGATGTGGTCTACCTAAAGGTGGCCAAGCCCAGCAATGCCTACCTGAGTGACAGCTACGCTCCCCCAGACATCACAACCT CTTATTCCCAGCACCTGGACAATGAGATCAGTCACAGCAGCTACCTGGGCACTGACTACCCCACCGCCATGACCCCCACCTCCCCTCGGCGCTACTCCCCCGTGGCCAAGGACCTGCTCGGGGAGGAAGACGTCCCCCGAGAACCGAGGCGGATTGTGATCCACCGGGGCTCCACAGGCCTGGGCTTCAACATTGTGGGTGGCGAGGACGGTGAAGGCATCTTCATCTCCTTCATCCTGGCTGGTGGCCCTGCAGACCTCAGTGGGGAGCTGCGGAAGGGGGACCAGATCCTCTCG GTCAATGGCGTTGACCTCCGCAATGCCAGCCACGAGCAGGCTGCCATTGCCCTGAAGAATGCGGGTCAGACAGTCACGATCATCGCTCAGTATAAACCCGAAG AGTACAGCCGGTTCGAGGCCAAGATCCACGACCTTCGGGAACAGCTCATGAACAGCAGCCTGGGTTCAGGGACTGCCTCCTTGCGGAGCAACCCCAAAAGGGGTTTCTATATCAG GGCCCTGTTTGACTATGACAAGACCAAGGACTGCGGCTTCCTGAGCCAGGCCTTGAGCTTCCGCTTCGGGGACGTGCTTCATGTCATTGACGCCAGCGATGAGGAGTGGTGGCAGGCGCGGCGGGTCCACTCCGACAGCGAGACCGATGACATCGGCTTTATCCCCAGCAAGCGGCG GGTTGAGCGACGGGAGTGGTCACGGTTAAAGGCCAAG GATTGGGGCTCCAGCTCTGGATCACAGG GTCGAGAAGACTCGGTTCTGAGCTACGAGACGGTGACACAGATGGAAG TGCACTATGCTCGCCCCATCATTATCCTCGGGCCCACCAAGGACCGTGCCAACGATGATCTCCTCTCCGAGTTCCCCGACAAGTTTGGATCCTGTGTTCCCC ATACGACGAGGCCCAAGCGGGAGTACGAGATAGATGGCCGGGATTACCACTTTGTGTCGTCCCGGGAGAAAATGGAGAAGGACATTCAGGCCCACAAGTTTATCGAGGCCGGCCAGTACAACAGCCACCTGTATGGAACCAGCGTCCAGTCCGTGCGAGAGGTGGCAGAGCAG gGGAAGCACTGCATCCTTGATGTCTCGGCCAATGCCGTGAGGCGGCTGCAGGCGGCCCACCTGCACCCTATCGCCATCTTCATCCGCCCCCGctccctggagaatgttct AGAGATTAATAAGCGGATCACAGAGGAGCAAGCCCGCAAAGCCTTCGACAGAGCCACCAAGCTGGAACAGGAATTCACAGAGTGCTTCTCAG CCATCGTGGAGGGCGACAGCTTTGAGGAGATCTACCACAAGGTGAAGCGAGTCATCGAGGACCTCTCAGGCCCCTACATCTGGGTCCCTGCCCGAGAGAGACTCTGA
- the DLG4 gene encoding disks large homolog 4 isoform X1 yields MDCLCIVTTKKYRYQDEDTPPLEHSPAHLPNQVNAPELVHVAERNLSHLEAVQGVVGHAHFSPLKANSPPVIVNTDTLEAPGYELQVNGTEGEMEYEEITLERGNSGLGFSIAGGTDNPHIGDDPSIFITKIIPGGAAAQDGRLRVNDSILFVNEVDVREVTHSAAVEALKEAGSIVRLYVMRRKPPAEKLMEIKLIKGPKGLGFSIAGGVGNQHIPGDNSIYVTKIIEGGAAHKDGRLQIGDKILAVNSVGLEDVMHEDAVAALKNTYDVVYLKVAKPSNAYLSDSYAPPDITTSYSQHLDNEISHSSYLGTDYPTAMTPTSPRRYSPVAKDLLGEEDVPREPRRIVIHRGSTGLGFNIVGGEDGEGIFISFILAGGPADLSGELRKGDQILSVNGVDLRNASHEQAAIALKNAGQTVTIIAQYKPEEYSRFEAKIHDLREQLMNSSLGSGTASLRSNPKRGFYIRALFDYDKTKDCGFLSQALSFRFGDVLHVIDASDEEWWQARRVHSDSETDDIGFIPSKRRVERREWSRLKAKDWGSSSGSQGREDSVLSYETVTQMEVHYARPIIILGPTKDRANDDLLSEFPDKFGSCVPHTTRPKREYEIDGRDYHFVSSREKMEKDIQAHKFIEAGQYNSHLYGTSVQSVREVAEQGKHCILDVSANAVRRLQAAHLHPIAIFIRPRSLENVLEINKRITEEQARKAFDRATKLEQEFTECFSAIVEGDSFEEIYHKVKRVIEDLSGPYIWVPARERL; encoded by the exons ATGGACTGTCTCTGTATAGTGACAACCAAG AAATACCGCTACCAAGATGAAGACACGCCCCCTCTGGAGCACAGCCCGGCCCACCTCCCCAACCAGGTAAACGCCCCCGAGCTGGTGCACGTGGCGGAGAGGAACTTGTCCCACCTCGAGGCCGTCCAAGGGGTCGTGGGCCACGCCCACTTCTCCCCCCTCAAG GCCAATTCTCCCCCTGTGATTGTCAACACAGATACCCTAGAAGCTCCGGGATATG AGTTGCAGGTGAACGGGACAGAGGGGGAAATGGAATACGAGGAGATCACATTGGAAAGG GGTAACTCAGGTCTGGGCTTCAGCATCGCAGGTGGCACTGATAACCCCCACATCGGTGATGACCCTTCCATCTTCATCACCAAGATCATTCCCGGTGGGGCTGCAGCCCAGGACGGCCGTCTCAG GGTCAACGATAGCATCTTGTTTGTCAATGAAGTGGACGTGCGGGAGGTGACCCACTCAGCGGCGGTGGAGGCCCTCAAAGAGGCAGGCTCTATTGTCCGCCTCTACGTCATGCGCCGGAAGCCCCCGGCTGAGAAGCTTATGGAGATCAAGCTCATCAAGGGGCCTAAAG gTCTTGGCTTCAGCATCGCCGGAGGTGTCGGGAACCAACATATCCCCGGAGATAACAGCATCTATGTGACCAAGATTATCGAAGGGGGTGCTGCCCACAAGGACGGGAGGTTACAGATCGGAGACAAGATCCTAGCG GTCAACAGCGTGGGGCTGGAGGACGTCATGCATGAGGATGCTGTGGCAGCCCTGAAGAACACGTACGATGTGGTCTACCTAAAGGTGGCCAAGCCCAGCAATGCCTACCTGAGTGACAGCTACGCTCCCCCAGACATCACAACCT CTTATTCCCAGCACCTGGACAATGAGATCAGTCACAGCAGCTACCTGGGCACTGACTACCCCACCGCCATGACCCCCACCTCCCCTCGGCGCTACTCCCCCGTGGCCAAGGACCTGCTCGGGGAGGAAGACGTCCCCCGAGAACCGAGGCGGATTGTGATCCACCGGGGCTCCACAGGCCTGGGCTTCAACATTGTGGGTGGCGAGGACGGTGAAGGCATCTTCATCTCCTTCATCCTGGCTGGTGGCCCTGCAGACCTCAGTGGGGAGCTGCGGAAGGGGGACCAGATCCTCTCG GTCAATGGCGTTGACCTCCGCAATGCCAGCCACGAGCAGGCTGCCATTGCCCTGAAGAATGCGGGTCAGACAGTCACGATCATCGCTCAGTATAAACCCGAAG AGTACAGCCGGTTCGAGGCCAAGATCCACGACCTTCGGGAACAGCTCATGAACAGCAGCCTGGGTTCAGGGACTGCCTCCTTGCGGAGCAACCCCAAAAGGGGTTTCTATATCAG GGCCCTGTTTGACTATGACAAGACCAAGGACTGCGGCTTCCTGAGCCAGGCCTTGAGCTTCCGCTTCGGGGACGTGCTTCATGTCATTGACGCCAGCGATGAGGAGTGGTGGCAGGCGCGGCGGGTCCACTCCGACAGCGAGACCGATGACATCGGCTTTATCCCCAGCAAGCGGCG GGTTGAGCGACGGGAGTGGTCACGGTTAAAGGCCAAG GATTGGGGCTCCAGCTCTGGATCACAGG GTCGAGAAGACTCGGTTCTGAGCTACGAGACGGTGACACAGATGGAAG TGCACTATGCTCGCCCCATCATTATCCTCGGGCCCACCAAGGACCGTGCCAACGATGATCTCCTCTCCGAGTTCCCCGACAAGTTTGGATCCTGTGTTCCCC ATACGACGAGGCCCAAGCGGGAGTACGAGATAGATGGCCGGGATTACCACTTTGTGTCGTCCCGGGAGAAAATGGAGAAGGACATTCAGGCCCACAAGTTTATCGAGGCCGGCCAGTACAACAGCCACCTGTATGGAACCAGCGTCCAGTCCGTGCGAGAGGTGGCAGAGCAG gGGAAGCACTGCATCCTTGATGTCTCGGCCAATGCCGTGAGGCGGCTGCAGGCGGCCCACCTGCACCCTATCGCCATCTTCATCCGCCCCCGctccctggagaatgttct AGAGATTAATAAGCGGATCACAGAGGAGCAAGCCCGCAAAGCCTTCGACAGAGCCACCAAGCTGGAACAGGAATTCACAGAGTGCTTCTCAG CCATCGTGGAGGGCGACAGCTTTGAGGAGATCTACCACAAGGTGAAGCGAGTCATCGAGGACCTCTCAGGCCCCTACATCTGGGTCCCTGCCCGAGAGAGACTCTGA
- the DLG4 gene encoding disks large homolog 4 isoform X4 has product MDCLCIVTTKKYRYQDEDTPPLEHSPAHLPNQANSPPVIVNTDTLEAPGYVNGTEGEMEYEEITLERGNSGLGFSIAGGTDNPHIGDDPSIFITKIIPGGAAAQDGRLRVNDSILFVNEVDVREVTHSAAVEALKEAGSIVRLYVMRRKPPAEKLMEIKLIKGPKGLGFSIAGGVGNQHIPGDNSIYVTKIIEGGAAHKDGRLQIGDKILAVNSVGLEDVMHEDAVAALKNTYDVVYLKVAKPSNAYLSDSYAPPDITTSYSQHLDNEISHSSYLGTDYPTAMTPTSPRRYSPVAKDLLGEEDVPREPRRIVIHRGSTGLGFNIVGGEDGEGIFISFILAGGPADLSGELRKGDQILSVNGVDLRNASHEQAAIALKNAGQTVTIIAQYKPEEYSRFEAKIHDLREQLMNSSLGSGTASLRSNPKRGFYIRALFDYDKTKDCGFLSQALSFRFGDVLHVIDASDEEWWQARRVHSDSETDDIGFIPSKRRVERREWSRLKAKDWGSSSGSQGREDSVLSYETVTQMEVHYARPIIILGPTKDRANDDLLSEFPDKFGSCVPHTTRPKREYEIDGRDYHFVSSREKMEKDIQAHKFIEAGQYNSHLYGTSVQSVREVAEQGKHCILDVSANAVRRLQAAHLHPIAIFIRPRSLENVLEINKRITEEQARKAFDRATKLEQEFTECFSAIVEGDSFEEIYHKVKRVIEDLSGPYIWVPARERL; this is encoded by the exons ATGGACTGTCTCTGTATAGTGACAACCAAG AAATACCGCTACCAAGATGAAGACACGCCCCCTCTGGAGCACAGCCCGGCCCACCTCCCCAACCAG GCCAATTCTCCCCCTGTGATTGTCAACACAGATACCCTAGAAGCTCCGGGATAT GTGAACGGGACAGAGGGGGAAATGGAATACGAGGAGATCACATTGGAAAGG GGTAACTCAGGTCTGGGCTTCAGCATCGCAGGTGGCACTGATAACCCCCACATCGGTGATGACCCTTCCATCTTCATCACCAAGATCATTCCCGGTGGGGCTGCAGCCCAGGACGGCCGTCTCAG GGTCAACGATAGCATCTTGTTTGTCAATGAAGTGGACGTGCGGGAGGTGACCCACTCAGCGGCGGTGGAGGCCCTCAAAGAGGCAGGCTCTATTGTCCGCCTCTACGTCATGCGCCGGAAGCCCCCGGCTGAGAAGCTTATGGAGATCAAGCTCATCAAGGGGCCTAAAG gTCTTGGCTTCAGCATCGCCGGAGGTGTCGGGAACCAACATATCCCCGGAGATAACAGCATCTATGTGACCAAGATTATCGAAGGGGGTGCTGCCCACAAGGACGGGAGGTTACAGATCGGAGACAAGATCCTAGCG GTCAACAGCGTGGGGCTGGAGGACGTCATGCATGAGGATGCTGTGGCAGCCCTGAAGAACACGTACGATGTGGTCTACCTAAAGGTGGCCAAGCCCAGCAATGCCTACCTGAGTGACAGCTACGCTCCCCCAGACATCACAACCT CTTATTCCCAGCACCTGGACAATGAGATCAGTCACAGCAGCTACCTGGGCACTGACTACCCCACCGCCATGACCCCCACCTCCCCTCGGCGCTACTCCCCCGTGGCCAAGGACCTGCTCGGGGAGGAAGACGTCCCCCGAGAACCGAGGCGGATTGTGATCCACCGGGGCTCCACAGGCCTGGGCTTCAACATTGTGGGTGGCGAGGACGGTGAAGGCATCTTCATCTCCTTCATCCTGGCTGGTGGCCCTGCAGACCTCAGTGGGGAGCTGCGGAAGGGGGACCAGATCCTCTCG GTCAATGGCGTTGACCTCCGCAATGCCAGCCACGAGCAGGCTGCCATTGCCCTGAAGAATGCGGGTCAGACAGTCACGATCATCGCTCAGTATAAACCCGAAG AGTACAGCCGGTTCGAGGCCAAGATCCACGACCTTCGGGAACAGCTCATGAACAGCAGCCTGGGTTCAGGGACTGCCTCCTTGCGGAGCAACCCCAAAAGGGGTTTCTATATCAG GGCCCTGTTTGACTATGACAAGACCAAGGACTGCGGCTTCCTGAGCCAGGCCTTGAGCTTCCGCTTCGGGGACGTGCTTCATGTCATTGACGCCAGCGATGAGGAGTGGTGGCAGGCGCGGCGGGTCCACTCCGACAGCGAGACCGATGACATCGGCTTTATCCCCAGCAAGCGGCG GGTTGAGCGACGGGAGTGGTCACGGTTAAAGGCCAAG GATTGGGGCTCCAGCTCTGGATCACAGG GTCGAGAAGACTCGGTTCTGAGCTACGAGACGGTGACACAGATGGAAG TGCACTATGCTCGCCCCATCATTATCCTCGGGCCCACCAAGGACCGTGCCAACGATGATCTCCTCTCCGAGTTCCCCGACAAGTTTGGATCCTGTGTTCCCC ATACGACGAGGCCCAAGCGGGAGTACGAGATAGATGGCCGGGATTACCACTTTGTGTCGTCCCGGGAGAAAATGGAGAAGGACATTCAGGCCCACAAGTTTATCGAGGCCGGCCAGTACAACAGCCACCTGTATGGAACCAGCGTCCAGTCCGTGCGAGAGGTGGCAGAGCAG gGGAAGCACTGCATCCTTGATGTCTCGGCCAATGCCGTGAGGCGGCTGCAGGCGGCCCACCTGCACCCTATCGCCATCTTCATCCGCCCCCGctccctggagaatgttct AGAGATTAATAAGCGGATCACAGAGGAGCAAGCCCGCAAAGCCTTCGACAGAGCCACCAAGCTGGAACAGGAATTCACAGAGTGCTTCTCAG CCATCGTGGAGGGCGACAGCTTTGAGGAGATCTACCACAAGGTGAAGCGAGTCATCGAGGACCTCTCAGGCCCCTACATCTGGGTCCCTGCCCGAGAGAGACTCTGA
- the DLG4 gene encoding disks large homolog 4 isoform X3, which translates to MDCLCIVTTKKYRYQDEDTPPLEHSPAHLPNQANSPPVIVNTDTLEAPGYELQVNGTEGEMEYEEITLERGNSGLGFSIAGGTDNPHIGDDPSIFITKIIPGGAAAQDGRLRVNDSILFVNEVDVREVTHSAAVEALKEAGSIVRLYVMRRKPPAEKLMEIKLIKGPKGLGFSIAGGVGNQHIPGDNSIYVTKIIEGGAAHKDGRLQIGDKILAVNSVGLEDVMHEDAVAALKNTYDVVYLKVAKPSNAYLSDSYAPPDITTSYSQHLDNEISHSSYLGTDYPTAMTPTSPRRYSPVAKDLLGEEDVPREPRRIVIHRGSTGLGFNIVGGEDGEGIFISFILAGGPADLSGELRKGDQILSVNGVDLRNASHEQAAIALKNAGQTVTIIAQYKPEEYSRFEAKIHDLREQLMNSSLGSGTASLRSNPKRGFYIRALFDYDKTKDCGFLSQALSFRFGDVLHVIDASDEEWWQARRVHSDSETDDIGFIPSKRRVERREWSRLKAKDWGSSSGSQGREDSVLSYETVTQMEVHYARPIIILGPTKDRANDDLLSEFPDKFGSCVPHTTRPKREYEIDGRDYHFVSSREKMEKDIQAHKFIEAGQYNSHLYGTSVQSVREVAEQGKHCILDVSANAVRRLQAAHLHPIAIFIRPRSLENVLEINKRITEEQARKAFDRATKLEQEFTECFSAIVEGDSFEEIYHKVKRVIEDLSGPYIWVPARERL; encoded by the exons ATGGACTGTCTCTGTATAGTGACAACCAAG AAATACCGCTACCAAGATGAAGACACGCCCCCTCTGGAGCACAGCCCGGCCCACCTCCCCAACCAG GCCAATTCTCCCCCTGTGATTGTCAACACAGATACCCTAGAAGCTCCGGGATATG AGTTGCAGGTGAACGGGACAGAGGGGGAAATGGAATACGAGGAGATCACATTGGAAAGG GGTAACTCAGGTCTGGGCTTCAGCATCGCAGGTGGCACTGATAACCCCCACATCGGTGATGACCCTTCCATCTTCATCACCAAGATCATTCCCGGTGGGGCTGCAGCCCAGGACGGCCGTCTCAG GGTCAACGATAGCATCTTGTTTGTCAATGAAGTGGACGTGCGGGAGGTGACCCACTCAGCGGCGGTGGAGGCCCTCAAAGAGGCAGGCTCTATTGTCCGCCTCTACGTCATGCGCCGGAAGCCCCCGGCTGAGAAGCTTATGGAGATCAAGCTCATCAAGGGGCCTAAAG gTCTTGGCTTCAGCATCGCCGGAGGTGTCGGGAACCAACATATCCCCGGAGATAACAGCATCTATGTGACCAAGATTATCGAAGGGGGTGCTGCCCACAAGGACGGGAGGTTACAGATCGGAGACAAGATCCTAGCG GTCAACAGCGTGGGGCTGGAGGACGTCATGCATGAGGATGCTGTGGCAGCCCTGAAGAACACGTACGATGTGGTCTACCTAAAGGTGGCCAAGCCCAGCAATGCCTACCTGAGTGACAGCTACGCTCCCCCAGACATCACAACCT CTTATTCCCAGCACCTGGACAATGAGATCAGTCACAGCAGCTACCTGGGCACTGACTACCCCACCGCCATGACCCCCACCTCCCCTCGGCGCTACTCCCCCGTGGCCAAGGACCTGCTCGGGGAGGAAGACGTCCCCCGAGAACCGAGGCGGATTGTGATCCACCGGGGCTCCACAGGCCTGGGCTTCAACATTGTGGGTGGCGAGGACGGTGAAGGCATCTTCATCTCCTTCATCCTGGCTGGTGGCCCTGCAGACCTCAGTGGGGAGCTGCGGAAGGGGGACCAGATCCTCTCG GTCAATGGCGTTGACCTCCGCAATGCCAGCCACGAGCAGGCTGCCATTGCCCTGAAGAATGCGGGTCAGACAGTCACGATCATCGCTCAGTATAAACCCGAAG AGTACAGCCGGTTCGAGGCCAAGATCCACGACCTTCGGGAACAGCTCATGAACAGCAGCCTGGGTTCAGGGACTGCCTCCTTGCGGAGCAACCCCAAAAGGGGTTTCTATATCAG GGCCCTGTTTGACTATGACAAGACCAAGGACTGCGGCTTCCTGAGCCAGGCCTTGAGCTTCCGCTTCGGGGACGTGCTTCATGTCATTGACGCCAGCGATGAGGAGTGGTGGCAGGCGCGGCGGGTCCACTCCGACAGCGAGACCGATGACATCGGCTTTATCCCCAGCAAGCGGCG GGTTGAGCGACGGGAGTGGTCACGGTTAAAGGCCAAG GATTGGGGCTCCAGCTCTGGATCACAGG GTCGAGAAGACTCGGTTCTGAGCTACGAGACGGTGACACAGATGGAAG TGCACTATGCTCGCCCCATCATTATCCTCGGGCCCACCAAGGACCGTGCCAACGATGATCTCCTCTCCGAGTTCCCCGACAAGTTTGGATCCTGTGTTCCCC ATACGACGAGGCCCAAGCGGGAGTACGAGATAGATGGCCGGGATTACCACTTTGTGTCGTCCCGGGAGAAAATGGAGAAGGACATTCAGGCCCACAAGTTTATCGAGGCCGGCCAGTACAACAGCCACCTGTATGGAACCAGCGTCCAGTCCGTGCGAGAGGTGGCAGAGCAG gGGAAGCACTGCATCCTTGATGTCTCGGCCAATGCCGTGAGGCGGCTGCAGGCGGCCCACCTGCACCCTATCGCCATCTTCATCCGCCCCCGctccctggagaatgttct AGAGATTAATAAGCGGATCACAGAGGAGCAAGCCCGCAAAGCCTTCGACAGAGCCACCAAGCTGGAACAGGAATTCACAGAGTGCTTCTCAG CCATCGTGGAGGGCGACAGCTTTGAGGAGATCTACCACAAGGTGAAGCGAGTCATCGAGGACCTCTCAGGCCCCTACATCTGGGTCCCTGCCCGAGAGAGACTCTGA